Part of the Magnetococcales bacterium genome, GATATAAAACCGCGCTTGATGCTCGTAGACCCCCCGCCAGAGAATCAGATTACCCATGGTGGGCTTGACCACCAGGCGTTCGATGGTGTGCCCCCGCTTTTGGGCCAGATCCCGCACCACCGCCTCAGCCCGCCCCTGTTGAACCACTCCCAAAACCAAATAGGATAGCCCTAGTACCATCCCGATTTGCGCCATTCGGGGGGCGGTTTTTTTCCAGCCCAATATCAAACAGACGATCAACAGGCCGGTAAAAAGAGGGTCCACCACCGAGACGATGGACCAGGCGATGCGGGCGTCACTGAAGGGCCAGAGAAGCTGTGTTCCATAGCTGGTACAGGCATCGAGCAGGCCGCTGGTGGCATATCCCGCCAGGGCGAACCGAAAGACCGTTTTAAAATCGACAGGCTGCTTGCGAAAATAGAGCTGCCACAGCACCCATCCCACCAGCAGCCCACCCAAGGGAATGAACAGGAGGCTGTGGGTAAATTGCCGGTGAAATTCCAAAACCAGCAGGGAATCAGCGTTGGAACGAATCAGGATGTCAGCATCCGCTGGCAGTCCGGCGATAAAGCCGATGACGGTGGCTTTGCGGCTGTTTTCTTTGTTAGCCACCGCTTGGGCTGCTACCGCCCCCACGATGCCTTGGGTCAAGATATCCATTTGGTTGGTTGAGATCCCTCTGCAAAATGTGATTCCAGCCAGAAAATTCACCGGAAACTCTACCAGCAAGGCAAGCGATAATCCATTATCCTGGATCCGGTAGTTGGGCGTGTGCGGCGGCTGTAGCCTATCGGTTCGTATAGTGAATTGGAAAAAATTGTGGTGACCTGATTGGTCATGAGATTTTTTTCCAGTTTGCTTGACGGATCAAGAGGCTGCGGATCGTGTGCACGCCCAACTGCCGGATCCAGGATTATCAGCCAGAAGAAGGGGGAATCGGTGGTGCAGGAAGGAAGGCCGAATGGTAAACTCGTTTTGATGAGGGGTGAATCCCTCTGCCAAACCCCTTGGGGAGTCCGCCATGAACGACGGAATCATCCTGGAAACGGTTAAAGCACTCTTGCGGGATAAAAAAGAAATATTGCTGACGGATTTGGCCACTCACCTGATGTTGGATCCGGTGGAAACCCGGTTTTTGTTGGATCCCCTGATTCAATCAGGCCAGGTGGAGCGGATCTGGAAAGCCCCGGAGCAGGGGATATCCTGCTATTGTGAGCGGGACGAGGCGTTGCGCTGGGTGGGGGGTGGTGGGGCATATCCTGACGGTTTTGGTTGAAGTGACACCTCTGGCTACATTTGGTTTGGTTATCTCTTATAATCTTTTTTAATCTTTGACAAACGCGTCTCTCAGGCGAATAAAGATTACTCTTTTCTGGTGCAGCACAGGCCCATTACCCCTCAGACGATCGAACCTCTCCGGATATTTTCTTCACCATGACCCAGTCACACCCAGGTAACACATTTTTTGCCCAGTTGCAGCCCCATCTTGAACGTACTGGTGCGCCCTATACCCAAATCGGGGCACTGCCGGAGGGGGGGATCTCCTGGTTTATTGCGCAGTTGGCCGCTGAACGTTCGGCACCGGTGGTTCTGGTAACAGATCGCCCCTCCCGAGCGGAAGCACTCCATCGGGAGCTGATGTTTTTAACCAGCGGTGAGGCCCGTCCGCCATCGATGCTGCCTTTTCCCGCCTGGGAGGTGCTCCCCTTTGAAGGGCTCTCCCCCTTTGGTCCACTGGTGGCGGAGCGGTTGGCGACTCTCTTTCGCTTGACTCAGATGAGTGGTCTGGGGCCGGTGTTGGCCGGGGATGAATCGGGCCACACCCGGGGAATTGTGATCACCACCCCAGCCGCACTCATGCAGCGGGTGATGCCCCGGGAGGTGTTGGCTCATCACGGCTTTGCCATCCGGGTGGGAGATCAACTGGACCTGCCCCAATTTCGGAAATTTCTCGCGGTCTCCGGCTATCACCCGGCGACCCAGGTGGCGGAGCCGGGAGAGTTTGCGGTGAGAGGGGGGATTGTCGATTTTTTTCCACCCGGTGGCGAGGAGCCGGTGCGCATTGAGCTGTTTGGCGACGAAGTGGAAACTCTGCGCCATTTCGACCCCATGACCCAGCGCTCCACCGATGCCATTCCCCGGATTCAAGCCCTGCCCATGTGCGAGGTAATCCTGAACGAGGAGACCATCCGCACCTTTCGTAAAAATTTTCGCGCCGCCTTCGGGGGCAATGCCGCAGAAGATCCTATCTATAAATCCATCTCCCAGGGGGAGAGCTTTCAGGGGATGGAGCATTTTCTCTCTCTCTTTCACGATGGGCTGGAGACTGTTTTTGACTATCTGCCGGAAGGATCCCTGTTTTTATTGGAAGCCAACGCCCTGGAAGCCGGGGTACGCCATGGGGGGGAGATCGCCGAGCGGGCAGGCCACGTGGGGGAAAACGAAACCGGCAACCGTCACTTGCCCCCAGATGCCCTCTATCTCTCTGGAGATGAGTTGAGCGCGTGTTTGAATCGCTTTTCGGTATTGTTGCAAGGTCCGGAAAAGGAGGTGGGGGATCTGGCTGCCGGATTCCTGCCCTTGCCGACATTTCGGGAAGCCGCCACCGATGAACAGAGCGAGGTGGTCGCCCGTGGGGTGCGCTATCTGGATGGCTTGAGAAATGCCGGGGTGAGGATTGGGGTCGCTGCACGCACTGTGGGGCAGCGGGAGCTTTTGCGGGATCTGCTGAAGGACCATAAAACCCACGCCGACGACACCCCCTCCTGGAAAGAGATCGCCCAGGCTTCCCCCGGCACCCTGGGGCTGGCGGTGGGGGATCTTGCCGGGGGATTTTATCACCCGGGCCAAAAGATTGCGTTGATTCCGGAAGGGGCCTTTCTCGGCAACCGGGTGCGCTCACGGGAGATGGACCGCCGGCAGTTGGATCAGCTGATTGCCTCCTTTGCAGATCTCAAGGAGGGCAACCTGGTGGTTCATGCCGATCATGGCGTCGGTCGCTATGGGGGGCTCCACACCCTGGATGTGGGGGCGCTGAAGAATGACTTTTTGCTGGTGAGCTATGCCGGGGAGGATAAGCTCTACGTGCCGGTGGAAACCCTGGACCGGGTGAGTAAATATACCGGTGGGGAAGGGGCGGTGCTGGATAAGCTGGGGGGCCCCCGGTGGAAGCGGACCAAACAGAAAGCCCGGAAAAAAATTCTCGAAATGGCCGATGAGCTGGTACGGCTGCAAGCAGAACGGGAGGCGCGCAAGGGGTTCGCCTTTGCCGGTCCAGATCCCCTCTATCAGGAGTTTGCTGCGGCATTTCCCTTTGAGGAGACCCCCGACCAGTCCCAGGCGATCCAGACCGTGCTGGAAGATATGGCCTCCCCCCGGCCCATGGATCGGCTGGTGTGCGGGGATGTAGGCTTCGGCAAAACCGAGGTGGCGCTGCGGGCGGCCTTCCGAGCGGTGATGGATGGTAAGCAGGTGGCGATTTTGGCCCCCACCACCATTCTGGCCCAGCAACATTATGAAACCTTTGCCCGCCGCTTGGTCAACTATCCGGTCCGGGTAGCCTCTCTCTCCCGTTTTCGTTCCACGGTAGAGCTGCGAAAATCGATCACGGCACTGGCCCAAGGTCAGGTGGATGTGGTGATCGGTACTCATCGCTTGCTGCAAAAGGATGTGATTTTTAAAGATTTGGGGCTGCTGATCGTCGATGAGGAGCAGCGCTTTGGGGTGACCCATAAGGAAAAAATCAAAACCCTGCGTTCGACGGTGGACATTCTCACCCTCACCGCCACCCCCATTCCCCGCACCATGCACATGGCCATGGCCGGAGTACGGGATATCTCCATCATCGCCACCCCCCCTGTGGATCGATTGGCGATTCGCACCATGGTGACCCACTATCGGCCAGAGCGGGTGCGGGAGGCGATTCTCAGGGAGGTCTATCGGGGGGGGCAGGTGTTTTATCTCTATAACCAAGTGCGGGATATCGACGCCTTCGCCTCCAAGTTGGCCAAGCTCGTTCCCGAAGCCAAGGTGGGGGTGGCCCACGGCCAGATGCGGGAAAACCGCCTGGAGCGGGTGATGCTTTCGTTCTATCGCCAGGAGTTTAACGTCCTGGTATGCTCCACCATCATCGAAAACGGCGTGGATATCCCTTCCGCCAACACCATCCTGATTCACCGGGCGGATAAGTTTGGCTTGGCTCAGCTCCATCAGCTACGGGGCAGGGTCGGGCGCTCCGGGCGTCGGGCTTATGCCTATCTGCTGATTCCCCATCGGGAGCGGCTCAGCCGGGATGCCGCCAGGCGTTTGGAGGCCATCGAAACCCTGGGGGATCTGGGGGCGGGATTTTTGCTGGCCACCCACGATCTGGAAATTCGCGGGGCGGGAAATATTTTGGGCGATGAGCAGTCCGGGCAGATCAAGGAGGTGGGGTTTGAGCTCTATAACCAGATGCTCAATCAAGCCATCCGGGCGCTGAAGGGAGAGATTTCCCAAAAAGAGTCAGATCAGGAGATCCCAGAGGAAGAGGAGATTGTACCAACGATCAATCTTTCCCTCTCGACCTTTATCCCCGAGGATTATGTCCCCGATGTTCACCAGCGCCTTTCCCTCTACAAGCGGATGGCGGGATTGAAGGGGTTGGAGGAGATCCGGCAGATGGGGGCGGAGTTGGTGGATCGCTTTTCCAAGCCCCCCCAATCGGTGACCAATCTATTGATGGTCATGCGCTTCAAGTTTTTCTGCCGGGAACTCAAAATCACCAAGCTCGAAGCGGGGCCAAAAGGGGGCGCGATCCAGTTCCACCCGGAGCCCAACATCGACCCCGGGGTGCTCTTTCAGTTGATTCAAAAAGGGGCGGGCAAACACCGCTTCAACCAGGAAACCCGCACCCTGGGACTGCGAGAGCGGGATTGGGGTGAGCCGGAAAAGCGTCTGGCCGAGCTGGAAGCGGTGATCAAGGAGCTGAAAGGGAAGAAATAACCGGGCAGGTGATGCTGTTTTCAGCATGAGGCTGTTTACGACAAACATGCAAACAGCCTCATGCCCAGCTGGTTTCAGTCCAAATTCAAGGGGTGATTCTGGTTGCAGTGCCGGTGCCATCCGCCCCTTCAACACTGAGTGTTGCCGTGTCGCCGGAAACGGTCAACGTGGCTGCACCGGTCAGATGGGAAAGCCCCCACTCACCGTTGGTGTCTGTCAGTATATTGGGTGAAAGAAGGCCTGACGTTTCATTCCAGGTATAGGTGCCTACCTCCATGCCATCCTGACCGCTGGGATCATCCACAGAGTCGCCATCTTGGACGTGGATTACGTTGGTCTCATCCAAAAACAGCAGGAAAGTGGCGTTGTCGGCTTCTCCGGCAGTGCCCATCAGCCAGCCTCCCACCAGCGTGTTTGAATCATCCGTGATACGAGAGCCCGAGCTTGTGCCGTCGGCGCCTGCCACACTCAGGGTCAATGTATCCCCTGAAACAGAAATCGAAGCCGTACCCGTCAGATGAGAAAGCCCCCACTCGCCGTTGGTGTCGGTGATCACATTGACTGTGAGAACACCGCTGGATTCCTCCCAGCCATAGGTTCCCACTTCCATGCCATCCTGGCCGCTGGGATCATCAATTGAGTCGCCATCCTGGACCAGCATAAAGTGGGAATCATCCATGAATGTCAGAACAGTCACGCCATCTGCGACCCCTGGGGTACCCAATGTCCAACTACCCACCAGAGAGGCTTCAGAGCCGTCAGAGATGTTGTCATCCGTATCATCCGACGCCCCCAACTCAAAGGTTTGCACCAGAAAGACCGCCATCTCCGCCCGGTTGATGGTCAGGCTCGGACAGAAATAACCCTCTCCTTCACACTCTCGGCCAGGCTCGATGGTGCCATCAAGATATCCATCGTTTGCCAGTGTTTCGATGTAGGCCCCGGCCCAGTAGTCGGAGGAGATGTCGCCATAGACCGTGCCGGTAGCGGCGGAGGGAACATAGTCGGTACCATATTTGGCTCTCACCAAAAAGATGGCCATCTCTGCCCGGGTGATCTCCCGGCTGGGGCAATAGTTGCTGGCGTCACAGCCGCTGGTGATGCCCAGATCGGCAAACTTTTCGACATAGCTGCCAGCCCAATAGCTGCTGGAAACATCCTCAAAGACTGTTCCGGTGCCGGTGGGTGGGGCATAGTCCGATCCATACATCGCCCGCAGCAGAAAGATAGCCATCTCCGAGCGTTGCAGGGTGTTGTCCGGGCAATAGTTTTCCGAGTCACAGCCACTGGTGATCGAGGTGCTGGCCAAGGTGCCGATATCGTCGTAGGCCCAGTGGTCGCTGGTTACATCTGTAAAGGCTGACCCTTGGCCGGGAAGCATCACCAGAAAGGTGGTCATGATCAGGATGAAACGAAGGGAAAGAGTGGGTGGAGAAATGCCAGAAAGCCTATTTTGATTCATGTGTTTTACCTTGCACTTGAATTGTTTTTATTGGGAGTTTTTTTGTTTATGACGCTTTGTATTCCCATTCTTGGCAAGGTGTCAAGTAGTAAAAAAAATGATACTGGCATTGCGTTCAAGTCATTGCCATCGGATTAAACGTGAATGATATCTCGTTGGATTGTATTTATTTTATTGCCGATTGCAGGTTATTCCAGCAGTGATTTCAGTCTATAAAAAAAACGCCTGGGACCGTGATAGGGCCGGTCCCGGGCGTTGGCATTACCGATCATGGTGGAAAAATGGTTTTCCTTTCTTCATTTTAGTCCTGTCCAAAGAATCAAAGTTCCGGCCCTGGAAAGAAAGGGTCAAATTGGCCTGATAATCATCACGCCAGGAGATACAATGAACCGCCAATGGGTCTGGCATCGAAGGATCGGTGTGTGGGAAAATTTAGGCTTCTATCTTGCAAGAAAAAACAGTCGGCGTTATCCCCCGGAGAGCGCATCCAACCATCCACTATCTTTTCCTGGATCACAGGCCATGATTTTCGATTTTCGACAGTTGACCGCTAAGCTTGTCCTTTTGATGGGGGGCGTCGCCTGTTTCACTTGGGCCTCCCCCGCTTATGCCTATGTGGGGCCGGGAGCCGGGCTCGGGATGGTGGGGAGCCTGGTTGCGGTGGTGGTGGCAGTTGTGCTCGGGGTAGTGGGATTTGTCCTCTATCCGATCCGGCTCATCATGAAAAAAAGAAAGCAGGCCTCCGAAAATCAGGCCAAGGAAGCCTCGGCGGTGGATCCGGAATCTGATCAAAAAGAGTAAACGCCCAAAACACACCTGATCTTGAGCGGGTCATAACGATCTCTTGACTCCCCAGCCGGTTGGCTGACAGCGACCTTTTTCGACCTCATCCCATGATGCCACTCTACATCATCACCATCCTGACAGGGCTGCTCCTGGGCTGGCTGTTCATGGTCATCTGGCGAAAAGTGCTGCCAACTGGTATGAGCCGGGCTTTTTGGAGCTATCTGGCCACCGCCTCCCGGGAGCTTTTGACCCAGGTGGATGCCGATGAGTTTCCGCGCCTCTATTGGAACCTGGTGGTGCGAACCTTTCGCTATTCTGGGCGCAATATGCTGGCGGTGGGGTTGGGGGTGATGCCAACCCTTTGGGTGCTCTTTTTCGCCATGCCAACCGCTCTGGAGCGCTACCATGCCCAGGCCCCCTGGTTGGAACTCTATCCTTCCGGTTCGGCCCGGCTGCTGGTGGATGGCGCGGTTATTTCCCCTGGGGAATCCGGAGAGGGTGCCCGCTATCGCCTTGATGAAAACCAGGTCCGGGGCGTTCTCCAATTGGATAAAATATCCCTCAACCTCGACCCTCTGGCCCAGCGATACGCTCTTTGCCGCACCACCCTGGATTGCCTGCTTTTCATGGGGCTCGATTTTTCGGTGAGGGATCTCTCCCCATCGGTTCTTCCTGAAGAAAGCCTCTCCTATGTCGTGGTGCGCCCCTCCCATGGGGATGACAATCTGTTGTGGCCTTTTTTGAGTGACCTGGAATTTCTGTTTTTCCTGAGCCTCATTTTGGCCACCATGGGGAGCTATTTTTTCCAACGGAAAAGTGCGTGAAGCTGACCCCCTTCGATTATGGTTTGGCCCGCTTCAGCCACACCCTGGCAGCCCCCTTGCGCAACATGGGGGAAGCTGAATCACTCTTCCTGGAAAAAAAGCTGGCTGACCTCACCATCGATCGACCGATCTTCATCACCGGTCTGGCCCGCTCTGGCACCACCATTTTATTGTCGATTTTAAGTTCGATCCCGGGTGTGGCGACCCATCGCTACCGGGATTTTCCCTTTTTGATGACCCCCTATTTTTGGAACCGGCTGCAGAATTTATTCAGCCGTGAAGAACAGCCGGTAGAGCGGCCCCATCAGGATCGGATCCGCATCACCCGGGAGAGTCCGGATGCCTTTGAAGAGCCCCTCTGGCACCATTTTTTTCCCCATCTCCACGATCCAGGAAAAAACCATCTCCTGGATGCCAGCCAGGAGAGCCCGGAGTTTGAGCGGTTTTTTGTCGATCACCTCAAAAAAATAGTCCTGATTCGAGGTGGGCAACGCTACCTCTCCAAGGGAAACTATAACCTGACCCGAATCGCCTATCTGGCCAAGCTCTTTCCTGATGCCCGGTTTTTGGTGCCTGTCAGGGATCCCGTGAGCCATGTCCACTCCCTGGTGCGCCAGCATTGCTTGTTTGAGGGGTATGCCCAGAGTGACCCCCGGGTGCCCCACTATCTGGAAGCGGCGGGTCATTTTGAGTTTGGCCCCCAGCGGGTTCCCATCCATCTTTCCCGGAGTCGAACGAATGATATCTTGGGGGCTTGGCAGGGTGGAGATGACTATCGGGGCTACGCTATGCTGTGGGCGGATCTCTACGGCTATCTGGATGATCTCATGGCCCGGGAGGAGAGCTTGGCCCATCAAATTCGATTGGTTCGGTTTGAACAGCTTTGCCAGGATCCCGGGGGTGAGATGCAGAAAAATTTGGCTTTTGCCGAGTTGGAAGGCAAGGGGGCGGCGTACGCCAAAAGTGTCGCTGCCATCAGTCCACCCCCTCCAGGGACCCTTTCCGCCGTCACTGATCGGGAGAGAGAAATGATTTGGCAGGAGACAGGGGTGGTGGCGGCCAAACTGGGCTATCATCCGCTATAATGGACCGTTAGCCCCTGGGATCGATCTTGAGCGTTTATGCCTCTTGAGGGAAACACCCCTGAATTATCAACCATCACCATCCAGCCTGTGGCCAAGCCTACCATGATCCGTTTCCTGAAAGAAAATTACGACCGTCTGCTCTTTTTTTTCGCCCTTCTGTTTATGGCTTTTGGCTATGGGGTGGCGACGGTCACCTTTGAAATTTTTCCCTATTCGGTATTGAAAGCCGCCCGGGCGAGTTTGGAGGCGGTACAGAGCATCACCATCGATGTCAAACCGGAAATCGCGGTTCGTTTTGATCTGCCCGAGACGGAAGGCTATACCCGGCCGACGGTGAGCAGCTTTTCCAAAAAGCAGGGGCAGGAGCTGATTTTGGTGGGGGCGGTCACCTTTGGCCAGCTGCCGGAGCACTGCCCGGAATATGGCTGCATCGCCTGGCTGATGGATCGTGATGGGGAGATCAAATATACCTGGAAATACAGCCCGGAGCTGTGGGCGGATGTGACCAAAATCAGCGGCTCTTTTTTGGGGGATAATTTTTATCCCATCGCTTTCCACCTGTTTGATAACGGTGATCTGCTGGTG contains:
- the mfd gene encoding transcription-repair coupling factor; amino-acid sequence: MTQSHPGNTFFAQLQPHLERTGAPYTQIGALPEGGISWFIAQLAAERSAPVVLVTDRPSRAEALHRELMFLTSGEARPPSMLPFPAWEVLPFEGLSPFGPLVAERLATLFRLTQMSGLGPVLAGDESGHTRGIVITTPAALMQRVMPREVLAHHGFAIRVGDQLDLPQFRKFLAVSGYHPATQVAEPGEFAVRGGIVDFFPPGGEEPVRIELFGDEVETLRHFDPMTQRSTDAIPRIQALPMCEVILNEETIRTFRKNFRAAFGGNAAEDPIYKSISQGESFQGMEHFLSLFHDGLETVFDYLPEGSLFLLEANALEAGVRHGGEIAERAGHVGENETGNRHLPPDALYLSGDELSACLNRFSVLLQGPEKEVGDLAAGFLPLPTFREAATDEQSEVVARGVRYLDGLRNAGVRIGVAARTVGQRELLRDLLKDHKTHADDTPSWKEIAQASPGTLGLAVGDLAGGFYHPGQKIALIPEGAFLGNRVRSREMDRRQLDQLIASFADLKEGNLVVHADHGVGRYGGLHTLDVGALKNDFLLVSYAGEDKLYVPVETLDRVSKYTGGEGAVLDKLGGPRWKRTKQKARKKILEMADELVRLQAEREARKGFAFAGPDPLYQEFAAAFPFEETPDQSQAIQTVLEDMASPRPMDRLVCGDVGFGKTEVALRAAFRAVMDGKQVAILAPTTILAQQHYETFARRLVNYPVRVASLSRFRSTVELRKSITALAQGQVDVVIGTHRLLQKDVIFKDLGLLIVDEEQRFGVTHKEKIKTLRSTVDILTLTATPIPRTMHMAMAGVRDISIIATPPVDRLAIRTMVTHYRPERVREAILREVYRGGQVFYLYNQVRDIDAFASKLAKLVPEAKVGVAHGQMRENRLERVMLSFYRQEFNVLVCSTIIENGVDIPSANTILIHRADKFGLAQLHQLRGRVGRSGRRAYAYLLIPHRERLSRDAARRLEAIETLGDLGAGFLLATHDLEIRGAGNILGDEQSGQIKEVGFELYNQMLNQAIRALKGEISQKESDQEIPEEEEIVPTINLSLSTFIPEDYVPDVHQRLSLYKRMAGLKGLEEIRQMGAELVDRFSKPPQSVTNLLMVMRFKFFCRELKITKLEAGPKGGAIQFHPEPNIDPGVLFQLIQKGAGKHRFNQETRTLGLRERDWGEPEKRLAELEAVIKELKGKK
- a CDS encoding metal-dependent hydrolase yields the protein MDILTQGIVGAVAAQAVANKENSRKATVIGFIAGLPADADILIRSNADSLLVLEFHRQFTHSLLFIPLGGLLVGWVLWQLYFRKQPVDFKTVFRFALAGYATSGLLDACTSYGTQLLWPFSDARIAWSIVSVVDPLFTGLLIVCLILGWKKTAPRMAQIGMVLGLSYLVLGVVQQGRAEAVVRDLAQKRGHTIERLVVKPTMGNLILWRGVYEHQARFYIDAVRVCYIESPQYQAGGSVAKFDAATPPPGIDISSTTAQDIVRFNRFSDGYLSWHPERMNVLGDVRYALLPTSPLPLWGIELDQNNPENHVEFKNFRDTSKATIDAFMEMLTGEDAGWERMG
- a CDS encoding sulfotransferase; this encodes MKLTPFDYGLARFSHTLAAPLRNMGEAESLFLEKKLADLTIDRPIFITGLARSGTTILLSILSSIPGVATHRYRDFPFLMTPYFWNRLQNLFSREEQPVERPHQDRIRITRESPDAFEEPLWHHFFPHLHDPGKNHLLDASQESPEFERFFVDHLKKIVLIRGGQRYLSKGNYNLTRIAYLAKLFPDARFLVPVRDPVSHVHSLVRQHCLFEGYAQSDPRVPHYLEAAGHFEFGPQRVPIHLSRSRTNDILGAWQGGDDYRGYAMLWADLYGYLDDLMAREESLAHQIRLVRFEQLCQDPGGEMQKNLAFAELEGKGAAYAKSVAAISPPPPGTLSAVTDREREMIWQETGVVAAKLGYHPL
- a CDS encoding S-layer homology domain-containing protein, which produces MNQNRLSGISPPTLSLRFILIMTTFLVMLPGQGSAFTDVTSDHWAYDDIGTLASTSITSGCDSENYCPDNTLQRSEMAIFLLRAMYGSDYAPPTGTGTVFEDVSSSYWAGSYVEKFADLGITSGCDASNYCPSREITRAEMAIFLVRAKYGTDYVPSAATGTVYGDISSDYWAGAYIETLANDGYLDGTIEPGRECEGEGYFCPSLTINRAEMAVFLVQTFELGASDDTDDNISDGSEASLVGSWTLGTPGVADGVTVLTFMDDSHFMLVQDGDSIDDPSGQDGMEVGTYGWEESSGVLTVNVITDTNGEWGLSHLTGTASISVSGDTLTLSVAGADGTSSGSRITDDSNTLVGGWLMGTAGEADNATFLLFLDETNVIHVQDGDSVDDPSGQDGMEVGTYTWNETSGLLSPNILTDTNGEWGLSHLTGAATLTVSGDTATLSVEGADGTGTATRITP